Proteins co-encoded in one Rickettsiales bacterium genomic window:
- a CDS encoding outer membrane beta-barrel protein: MFLNITIDKKAIIILAASVFMCNFANAKSCDKKSPFYARIDAGLSQPSEKLDNNNTYYNQKLLRSEFYGAGIGYIFNKNIRSDLTLTGRTNYKFSFDGSYDGDNITANQQISSTTLMLNTYYNAPVNEIFSPYVNVGLGLSRISMGDYSSNYNAGDFTVSSGSNSNYDLAWNVGFGLQSKLTNDFSFDTFFRFIDLGKTKTQSMTVSNSTPDTVSPFLLQSYETGISLIYRF; this comes from the coding sequence ATGTTTTTAAATATAACTATAGATAAAAAAGCTATTATTATATTAGCGGCTTCGGTATTTATGTGTAATTTTGCTAATGCAAAAAGTTGTGATAAAAAATCTCCCTTTTATGCAAGAATAGATGCTGGTTTGTCTCAACCAAGTGAGAAGTTAGATAATAACAATACATATTATAATCAAAAACTTCTTAGGTCAGAATTTTATGGAGCTGGTATTGGTTATATTTTTAATAAAAATATTAGAAGTGATTTAACCCTTACTGGTAGAACCAATTATAAATTTTCATTTGATGGGAGCTATGATGGAGATAATATTACTGCTAATCAACAGATTAGCAGCACAACATTAATGCTAAATACTTATTATAATGCACCAGTTAATGAGATTTTTTCACCATATGTGAATGTGGGTTTAGGATTATCTAGAATATCAATGGGGGATTATTCTTCTAATTATAATGCTGGAGATTTTACTGTTTCTTCTGGTTCAAACAGTAACTATGACTTAGCTTGGAATGTTGGTTTTGGCCTTCAATCAAAGCTAACTAATGATTTTTCTTTTGATACTTTCTTCAGGTTTATAGATTTAGGTAAAACAAAAACACAATCTATGACGGTAAGTAATAGTACACCTGACACTGTGTCACCATTTTTATTGCAAAGCTATGAAACAGGAATAAGTTTAATATATAGGTTTTAA
- the odhB gene encoding 2-oxoglutarate dehydrogenase complex dihydrolipoyllysine-residue succinyltransferase, which translates to MMVELFVPALGESVTEATIAKWFKKEGEAVKLDELLVELETDKVTLEVNATASGVLGKINFTEGDTVQIGDLLTIIDEKGVASSSPEPSSSKPEEAPKSAPAATPAKSGAIMSPAAGKIAAENNVSPSQVAASGKDGRITKGDVLNALESKPVAVSDRQEERIKMTRLRKKIAERLKASQNTAAILTTFNEVDMTNILALRNQYKEKFEKKHGVKLGFMSFFVKASLAALQEIPAVNAEIDGDDIVYKNYNDIGVAVGTPQGLVVPVLRNAEKMSFADIEKTIGDFGKRARDGKLTMEDLTGGTFSVSNGGVYGSLLSTPIINPPQSGILGMHKTQERPVAINGKVEIRPMMYLALSYDHRIVDGKEAVTFLVRVKECIENPERLLFDL; encoded by the coding sequence ATTATGGTAGAACTATTTGTCCCAGCGTTGGGTGAATCAGTTACAGAGGCAACAATAGCTAAATGGTTTAAGAAAGAAGGTGAAGCTGTTAAATTAGATGAGTTACTAGTGGAGCTGGAAACTGATAAAGTAACTTTAGAAGTGAATGCCACTGCTTCTGGGGTTTTGGGTAAAATAAATTTTACTGAAGGTGATACTGTTCAAATAGGTGATCTTCTAACTATTATTGATGAAAAAGGAGTTGCTTCAAGCTCTCCAGAGCCGTCCTCCTCAAAGCCTGAAGAAGCTCCTAAGAGCGCTCCTGCTGCTACGCCCGCAAAGTCAGGTGCTATCATGTCTCCAGCTGCAGGTAAAATTGCTGCAGAAAATAACGTGTCTCCAAGTCAAGTTGCAGCAAGTGGTAAAGATGGTAGAATCACTAAAGGTGATGTTTTAAACGCTTTAGAAAGCAAGCCTGTTGCTGTTTCTGATCGTCAGGAAGAAAGAATTAAAATGACTCGTCTTCGTAAGAAAATCGCAGAGCGCTTAAAAGCCTCACAAAACACAGCAGCAATTTTGACCACTTTCAATGAAGTGGACATGACTAATATCTTAGCTCTGCGCAATCAATATAAAGAAAAATTTGAAAAGAAACATGGTGTTAAATTAGGCTTTATGTCTTTCTTTGTGAAAGCATCACTGGCAGCTTTGCAAGAAATTCCAGCTGTTAATGCTGAAATTGATGGTGATGATATTGTTTATAAAAACTATAATGATATAGGTGTGGCAGTGGGAACTCCACAAGGTCTTGTGGTGCCAGTGCTTCGTAATGCTGAGAAAATGAGCTTTGCTGATATTGAGAAAACAATTGGCGATTTTGGAAAAAGAGCTCGTGATGGTAAATTAACCATGGAAGATTTAACCGGTGGAACATTTTCTGTTTCTAATGGTGGTGTTTATGGCTCTCTTCTTTCAACTCCAATCATTAATCCTCCACAATCAGGTATCTTAGGAATGCATAAAACTCAAGAAAGACCTGTGGCTATTAATGGTAAAGTAGAAATCAGACCAATGATGTATCTTGCCCTTTCTTATGATCATAGAATTGTTGATGGAAAAGAAGCAGTGACATTCTTAGTTAGAGTTAAAGAATGCATTGAAAACCCTGAAAGATTATTATTTGATTTATAG
- the lpdA gene encoding dihydrolipoyl dehydrogenase — translation MTEQFDVVIIGGGPGGYVGAIRAAQLGMKVACVEKRGALGGTCLNVGCIPSKALLYSSELYEKANHEYANHGIKLSKVELDLSAMMKHKEDITLGLNKGIEGLFKKNKVTYFKGEASFIDVNNIKVKLDKEEQQISAKNIIIATGSEVMNLPGIEIDEEKIVSSTGALSLKSVPKKMVVIGGGVIGLELGSVWRRLGAEVTVIEYLDHILPGTDAEIVKQFQKSMEKQGIKFLLGQKVLSAKKDSKGVKISMESVADKAKQEMDADVVLVSIGRRPYTDNLALENTGVKLDERGRIPVNKNLQTSVSHIYAIGDVIAGPMLAHKAEEEGVAAVEIIAGQAGHVNYDVIPGVIYTNPEVATVGKTEEEVKASGIPYKVGKFPFMANSRARAIGVSEGLVKVIARSDNDEILGCHIISPEAGTIISEIVVAMEYKAASEDVARTVHAHPTLNESVKEAALAVLGRAIHM, via the coding sequence ATGACAGAACAGTTTGATGTAGTGATAATTGGTGGTGGTCCAGGTGGATATGTAGGGGCAATTAGAGCTGCTCAGCTTGGAATGAAAGTGGCTTGCGTGGAAAAGCGTGGTGCTTTAGGTGGAACATGTCTTAACGTGGGATGTATTCCTTCAAAAGCTCTGCTTTATTCTTCTGAGTTATATGAAAAAGCCAATCATGAATATGCGAATCATGGAATAAAATTATCTAAAGTGGAATTAGATTTATCTGCAATGATGAAGCATAAGGAAGATATCACTTTAGGTCTTAATAAAGGAATTGAAGGGTTATTTAAAAAGAATAAGGTAACTTATTTTAAAGGTGAGGCTTCATTTATTGATGTTAACAACATTAAAGTTAAACTAGACAAAGAAGAACAACAAATTTCGGCTAAGAATATAATTATCGCTACAGGATCTGAAGTGATGAATCTTCCTGGTATTGAAATTGATGAAGAAAAAATAGTTTCTTCAACAGGGGCTTTATCATTAAAGTCAGTTCCTAAGAAAATGGTTGTTATAGGTGGTGGAGTTATTGGTTTAGAACTAGGTTCAGTATGGCGTAGATTAGGTGCTGAAGTTACCGTTATTGAATATTTAGATCATATCCTGCCTGGCACTGATGCAGAAATAGTAAAACAATTCCAAAAATCTATGGAAAAGCAAGGTATCAAGTTTCTGCTTGGTCAGAAAGTGTTATCTGCTAAAAAAGATTCTAAGGGAGTTAAAATCTCTATGGAATCAGTTGCTGATAAAGCAAAACAAGAAATGGATGCTGATGTGGTATTGGTTTCTATTGGTAGAAGACCTTACACGGATAATTTAGCCCTAGAAAACACAGGAGTTAAATTAGATGAGAGGGGTAGAATTCCAGTGAATAAGAATCTTCAAACTTCTGTTAGTCATATTTATGCAATTGGTGATGTTATTGCAGGGCCAATGCTTGCGCATAAAGCGGAAGAAGAGGGTGTGGCTGCAGTAGAAATAATTGCAGGACAAGCAGGTCATGTTAATTATGATGTGATTCCTGGAGTTATTTATACCAATCCAGAAGTGGCAACAGTTGGAAAAACTGAAGAAGAAGTTAAAGCATCTGGAATTCCCTATAAAGTTGGAAAATTCCCATTCATGGCAAATTCCAGAGCAAGAGCAATTGGCGTTAGTGAAGGCTTGGTGAAAGTTATTGCTCGCAGTGATAATGATGAAATCCTTGGCTGCCATATTATATCCCCGGAAGCTGGCACTATAATTTCAGAAATAGTGGTGGCAATGGAATATAAAGCAGCATCAGAAGATGTTGCAAGAACTGTTCATGCTCATCCAACATTAAATGAATCGGTTAAAGAAGCGGCTCTTGCTGTTCTTGGTCGTGCTATTCATATGTAA